The genomic region CGGCCTGGCCACCGCCTGGACCACCCTGCACCTGAGGTACGAACGCGAGGTCGCCGACCTGCTCGGCCTGCCGCCCACCGTGCACCAGGCCGCGCTGATCCCCACCGCGCACTACACCGGCGAGGGCTTCAAACCCGCGCCGCGCCAGCCACTGGAGCAGGTGCTGCACCTCAACCGGTGGTGACCACGGCTGGGCCATGATGTCGGCATGCGCACCTTCGTCGACATCTCGGTCCCGCTGATGAGCGGCATCGCCTCCGACCCGCCCGGCTTCACCCCGGAGATCACCTACCTGGACCACCAGGAGACCGCGGCCGACGTCATCTCCTTCTTCCCCGGCGCGAGGAAGGAGGACCTGCCCGACGGCGAGGGCTGGGCGATCGAGTGGGTGCGGATGACCACCCACTGCGGCACCCACCTGGACGCGCCCTACCACTTCGCGTCCACAATGGACGGTGGGCAGCGGGCGATCACCATCGACGAGGTGCCGCTGGAGTGGTGCCTGCAACCCGGGGTGAAACTGGACTTCCGGCACTTCCCGGACGGCTACGTGGTGACCCCGGCCGACATCGACGCCGAACTGGCCAGGATCGGCCACACGCTGAGCCCGCTGGAGATCGTGGTGGTCAACACCAGCGCGGGCACCCGCTACGGCCAGCCGGACTACGTCTCCACCGGCTGCGGCGTCGGCCGCGCCGCCACCCTGCACCTGCTGGAACAGGGCATCCGCCTCACCGGCACCGACGCCTGGAGCTGGGACGCCCCGTTCGTGCACACCGCCAAGCGCTACGCCGCCGAGGGCGACCCCTCGGTGATCTGGGAGGGCCACAAGGCGGGCCGCGACATCGGCTACTGCCACCTGGAGAAGCTGCACAACCTGGAAGCCCTGCCCGCCACCGGTTTCCAGATCTCCTGCTTCCCGCACAAGGTGCACCGCGCCTCAGCCGGCTGGACCCGCGCGGTGGCCATCATCGACACCCCGGACGCCTGACCCGGAGCTGGCGGCGACCAGGGCGCGGAACTCGTCGAGGTCCCCGATGACCTCTTCGGCCCGCTCCCGCCGCTGGTACGACTCGTAGTAGCGGGCGCCGATCCGGTCCGGGTCGGCGACCGGGTCGCCGGGGATGACCCCGGAGGCGATCGTCACCGTCGCCACGTGGATGCCCTCGGGCCGCAGCTCGGCGTGCAGGGCGTGCGCCCAGTTGCGCAGTCCGGCCATGGCCAGGCCCACGTTGGCCAGGAACGGGGCGGGGACCGTGGACGAGACCCCGGTGGTCAGCAGCAGCGTGCCCGCGCCGCGCGCCCGCATGTCCGGCAGCACCGCCGCCACCGCGGTCACCGCGCCGAGCACGTGCAGCTCGAACTGCTCGGCGGCGGAGGCGACCGTGGTCCGCACCGCGCCGGTGATCTCACCGGTCGGACTGGGGCTGAACTCCAGCACGTCGACCGGCCCCAGCGCCCGCTTGACCTGGCCGAGCGCGTCGGTCAGCGCGGCCCGGTCCCGGATGTCGGCGGGAAAGCCCGCGGCGGTCACGCCGAGCCCGGCCAGCTCGCCAACCAGGCCGTCGAGCGTGCGGGTGTTCCTGGCGATCAGCCCGACCCGGAAACCGCGACGGCCGAACGCCCGCGCCACCCCCATGCCCAGCCCCGGACCCGCGCCGACCACAACCAGAGTTCTCGCCACGCCAACACCTTCCCGCCACCACGGTTACTGTTCGTTCGCAAGCACATGCTTTGGCACCGGCGGTCCGGCGGCAAGACGGCACATTCCTGTCGGTGACGCACACGGAGGTAACCATTGGCGACTCGCGAACCCGCCACGACCGATGAGCAGGCCTGCCGTCAGGTGCTGCGAATCCTGGGTCTGGTCGGCGACAAGTGGACCCTCCCGGTCATCGGGCAGCTCCGCGACCGGACGCTGCGCTTCAGCGACCTGCACCGCGCGGTCACCGGCATCTCACAGCGCATGCTCACCCTCACCCTGCGGCAGCTCGAACGCGACGGCCTACTGACCCGCACCGCGCACCCCAGCGTGCCGCCCCGCGTCGAGTACACCCTCACGCCACTGGGCCGCACCCTCCTGGACGCGGCCGCGGGCCTCGGCGAATGGGCCGACACGCACCGGCGCGAGATCGGCGACAACCAGCGCCGCTACGACGAAGTCCAGGCGCGGCAAGCACAGTCGCCGGTCTAGCGGAGGGTGCGCAGCAGGGCTTGCAGGGTGCGGCGCCAGGTGTGCGGGGCGGGGGTGGCGAAGCCGAGCACCAGGGCGGCGGGCGGGGTGCCGGGCTGGTCGTGCCAGTAGCCGAAGGCGTGCATCCCTTGCAGCAGCAGGCCGTTGGCGCGAGCGGCCGCGACCAGCTCGGCTTCGCGTTCGGCGGACTCCAGTGGCAGCAGGGTTTGCAGACCGGCCGGGATTCCGTCCACTGTGGACTGGGTGGCGGCTTCCACCGCGGTGACCAGCTCGGTGCGGCGCCGACGGTAGGCCAGGCGGGCGCGGCGGATGTGGCGGTCGTAGTCGCCGTGTTCGATCAGGTCGGCCAGGGCCAGCTGGTCCACCGACGGGACGGCCGCGCCCAGCGCGAACAGTTGCTCACGGACGGGTTGGCGCAGCGCCGGTGGCAGCACCAGCCAGCCGATCCGCACACCGGGGGCCATGGTCTTGCTGGTGCTGCCCGCGAAGACCACCCGGTCCGGGGCCAGCGCCTGCAACGCGCCGACCGGGCGCTGGTCGTAGCGGAACTCGCCGTCGTAGTCGTCCTCGATCAGGTAGCCGTCGACCCGGCTCGCCCAGTCCACAAAGGACTGTCGGCGGGCCGGGGTGAGCACGCAGCCCTTGGGGAACTGGTGGTTCGGAGTGAGCAGCGCGGCGCGGGCCTCGCCCGGCAGGTCAGCGGGGTCGGCGCCGTAAGCGTCCACGGTGAGCGGGGCGGTGGCCAGACCGGCGGCGGTCAGCCACTGGCGGTGCCAGGGCAGGCTGGGGTTCTCGGTGGCGATGGTGCCGATGCCCAGC from Crossiella sp. CA-258035 harbors:
- a CDS encoding helix-turn-helix domain-containing protein produces the protein MATREPATTDEQACRQVLRILGLVGDKWTLPVIGQLRDRTLRFSDLHRAVTGISQRMLTLTLRQLERDGLLTRTAHPSVPPRVEYTLTPLGRTLLDAAAGLGEWADTHRREIGDNQRRYDEVQARQAQSPV
- a CDS encoding cyclase family protein; amino-acid sequence: MRTFVDISVPLMSGIASDPPGFTPEITYLDHQETAADVISFFPGARKEDLPDGEGWAIEWVRMTTHCGTHLDAPYHFASTMDGGQRAITIDEVPLEWCLQPGVKLDFRHFPDGYVVTPADIDAELARIGHTLSPLEIVVVNTSAGTRYGQPDYVSTGCGVGRAATLHLLEQGIRLTGTDAWSWDAPFVHTAKRYAAEGDPSVIWEGHKAGRDIGYCHLEKLHNLEALPATGFQISCFPHKVHRASAGWTRAVAIIDTPDA
- a CDS encoding PLP-dependent aminotransferase family protein, whose amino-acid sequence is MRDPGLDLHLGGIRRSQGGVGRSLEEALREAVRSGRLAPGARLPGSRRLAADLGLARGTVVQVYTQLIAEGWLVGSGGSSTRVAPGADAAAVPPTAPAPSTLDLRPGRPDISAFPRGAWTASIRRALSTAGRMDFDYGAPGGLPGLRAALADYVARTRGVRADPDAVVVTCGFSHGLAVLARVLRELGIGTIATENPSLPWHRQWLTAAGLATAPLTVDAYGADPADLPGEARAALLTPNHQFPKGCVLTPARRQSFVDWASRVDGYLIEDDYDGEFRYDQRPVGALQALAPDRVVFAGSTSKTMAPGVRIGWLVLPPALRQPVREQLFALGAAVPSVDQLALADLIEHGDYDRHIRRARLAYRRRRTELVTAVEAATQSTVDGIPAGLQTLLPLESAEREAELVAAARANGLLLQGMHAFGYWHDQPGTPPAALVLGFATPAPHTWRRTLQALLRTLR
- a CDS encoding SDR family NAD(P)-dependent oxidoreductase produces the protein MARTLVVVGAGPGLGMGVARAFGRRGFRVGLIARNTRTLDGLVGELAGLGVTAAGFPADIRDRAALTDALGQVKRALGPVDVLEFSPSPTGEITGAVRTTVASAAEQFELHVLGAVTAVAAVLPDMRARGAGTLLLTTGVSSTVPAPFLANVGLAMAGLRNWAHALHAELRPEGIHVATVTIASGVIPGDPVADPDRIGARYYESYQRRERAEEVIGDLDEFRALVAASSGSGVRGVDDGHRAGPAG